In a genomic window of Acetonema longum DSM 6540:
- a CDS encoding methyl-accepting chemotaxis protein — protein sequence MKRIPIGTQLSAIFGFTLLLLTILLGVTIYEFYSVSNAYQELLAGPVPRSLALQKAQDNFHQGLSELRGYVSYGDEAFGANAVKELSATTEAIERFTAHVTVAESRQIGEKLQVALKSYLITVKQVIAAKKSNDSNVSVLLSEAQKGTVTIDKLFNAILLAQENALKQIVNGLSARQSLVFTIVIGANVLGILIVIGVLIWFSRNLAGRINHLREELITISNLDLSQADNRIERNDEIGDMAQALLNMKRALRGIVGQVRTNANVLAASSEELTSAVEEQLRVSHTVAKTVGEIADGSVQTTNNITEISSVVQEVTAGAEEMSAGANEVNALTKNAVTDASQGMQLIQEVVAQNNTIEESMGNITTVSSSLVKGSADIQEIVTVIRNIAGQTNLLALNAAIEAARAGDAGRGFAVVADEVRKLAEQSASATNHIEEIIRKMTADIQFSVDVVNRANSEVTAGKTAAVKTQQGFQAIIDKLEQVKTGIDQMNRAVEETATGMQTVVHNVQSMSAVAQQTSASTQTVAAAAEEQNASLAEVNSNAEALATLATELNEITKKFIM from the coding sequence ATGAAACGTATACCTATTGGGACGCAGCTTAGCGCTATATTCGGATTTACCCTGTTGTTGCTAACCATTTTACTGGGAGTAACAATCTATGAGTTTTATAGTGTAAGCAATGCCTATCAAGAGCTGCTTGCCGGGCCGGTTCCACGCAGCCTGGCCCTGCAAAAGGCTCAAGACAATTTTCATCAAGGATTGAGTGAACTTCGCGGTTATGTCAGTTATGGGGACGAAGCTTTCGGGGCCAACGCTGTAAAGGAACTTAGCGCCACCACCGAGGCAATCGAGCGTTTTACCGCGCACGTAACCGTAGCGGAAAGCAGGCAAATAGGCGAGAAATTGCAGGTTGCTCTTAAATCTTATCTTATCACTGTCAAGCAGGTGATCGCCGCTAAAAAGAGCAACGATTCCAATGTTAGCGTCTTATTGTCAGAAGCTCAAAAAGGTACAGTTACTATTGACAAGCTGTTTAATGCAATATTGCTGGCGCAGGAAAATGCTCTCAAGCAAATCGTCAATGGGCTTAGCGCCAGACAGTCTTTAGTGTTTACAATAGTCATTGGCGCCAACGTGCTAGGTATTCTCATCGTAATCGGCGTCCTGATTTGGTTCAGCCGCAACCTGGCGGGCCGAATCAATCATTTGCGGGAAGAACTTATCACCATTAGCAATTTGGACCTTTCCCAGGCTGACAACCGCATTGAACGCAATGATGAAATCGGCGACATGGCCCAAGCGCTCCTCAATATGAAGCGGGCCCTGAGGGGAATCGTCGGGCAGGTAAGAACCAACGCCAATGTATTGGCCGCTTCCAGTGAAGAGCTCACTTCGGCTGTGGAAGAACAACTGCGGGTCTCGCATACAGTTGCCAAAACTGTGGGAGAGATCGCAGACGGCTCAGTGCAAACCACCAACAACATCACCGAGATATCCTCCGTGGTCCAGGAAGTGACCGCCGGGGCCGAAGAAATGAGCGCCGGCGCCAATGAAGTAAATGCACTGACCAAGAATGCGGTAACTGATGCCAGCCAGGGCATGCAGCTCATACAGGAAGTGGTTGCTCAGAACAATACAATAGAAGAGTCGATGGGGAATATAACCACGGTATCCAGCTCCCTGGTGAAGGGTTCGGCTGACATCCAGGAGATCGTCACTGTCATCCGCAATATTGCCGGCCAGACCAATCTACTGGCCCTGAACGCCGCCATTGAAGCTGCCCGGGCCGGCGATGCCGGGAGGGGGTTTGCGGTAGTAGCCGATGAAGTGCGTAAATTGGCTGAGCAGAGCGCTTCGGCTACCAATCACATCGAGGAAATCATCCGAAAAATGACTGCTGATATTCAATTTTCCGTGGATGTCGTCAATAGGGCAAACTCTGAAGTCACGGCGGGGAAAACCGCTGCCGTCAAAACCCAGCAAGGGTTCCAGGCCATTATCGATAAGCTGGAGCAGGTAAAGACAGGAATAGACCAGATGAACCGAGCAGTGGAAGAAACGGCGACAGGCATGCAGACTGTTGTGCACAATGTTCAGAGTATGAGTGCTGTGGCGCAACAAACCAGCGCCAGCACCCAAACCGTGGCAGCTGCAGCCGAAGAGCAAAACGCCAGCCTCGCTGAAGTCAACTCCAATGCCGAAGCACTGGCTACTCTGGCGACGGAACTGAATGAGATCACAAAGAAGTTTATAATGTAA